A section of the Diabrotica virgifera virgifera chromosome 8, PGI_DIABVI_V3a genome encodes:
- the LOC114328911 gene encoding RNA-binding protein spenito isoform X2: MIASGRDKITVRIHNMKRSSDRDTPPRSKRSRSSMGRYDDSSDERITPDRIRRRGSRGRSPSPRARYVSPHRDDYMRPPERSYPYKVLCVSALHPKASDEVIKDTLYREYKKYGDLSIRVTHDMDERVAYVCFRNPEDARDAKHGKPRIIIYDKIALVEAVYEVPRSADIYRSRPRSISPEYDRHYYARSPERMRPVDRYDRGYGPPPGVPVHREYRREAMPAPHHDYLARPPMHHGPPHMAPVHGYGPPRQHMPRPPFEQKENKKDKFPNYLHHVQPEDDPLATRTLFAGNLEINITEEELRRIFSRYGVVEDIDIKRPPPGTGNAFAFVRFNTLDMAHRAKVELSGQYIGKFQCKIGYGKATPTTKIWVGGLGPWTSITQLEREFDRFGAIKKIDYVKGDNQALILYDSIDAATAAVKEMRGFPLGGPERRLRTDFADVTPGVTYRPKPPYASAEDYRAREVEYDYDYERDPYRMRPYPEKRGTSRDPYRYPEGREDEWGRSRDPEFERRRSGSRGFDRSRSRSPRRSPDSDSDGGSRRAGLLASSRTLPEVARKCATVWQGALILKNSLFPAKFHLFDGDTDIVDSLMKDEDGKHQLRITQRLRLDQPKLEDVQKRISSASSHAIFLGLAGSTASVTNDDATVQTRPLRNLVSYLKQKEAAGVISLLNKETEATGVLYSFPPCQFSTELLKRTCPNLSDEAIKEDHLIIVVEIGDPR, translated from the exons ATGATCGCCTCTGGAAGAGACAAAATAACAGTTAGAATTCATAACATGAAAAGAAGTAGTGATAGGGACACTCCACCACGTAGCAAACGTTCTCGTTCTAGCATGGGAAGGTACGACGACAGCTCTGACGAAAGGATAACTCCGGATAGAATTCGTCGCCGGGGAAGCCGTGGGCGCAGTCCTAGTCCACGGGCAAGATACGTTTCGCCCCATCGCGATGACTATATGCGCCCACCAGAGCGCTCGTATCCTTATAAAGTTTTATGTGTTAGTGCTTTGCACCCCAAAGCCAGCGATGAGGTTATCAAAGACACTTTATATAGGGAATATAAAAAATACGGTGATCTTAGCATTAGAGTTACTCATGATATGGATGAACGTGTAGCGTATGTTTGCTTCCGAAATCCTGAAGATGCTCGGGATGCAAAACATGGAAAACCTCGAATAATAATATATGATAAAATAGCTTTAGTTGAAGCTGTGTATGAAGTTCCCCGATCAGCAGATATTTACAGAAGTCGACCACGTTCAATAAGCCCTGAGTACGATAGACATTACTATGCTAGATCTCCTGAAAGAATGCGACCTGTAGATAGGTATGATAGGGGATATGGGCCACCACCTGGTGTCCCAGTCCATCGCGAATATAGGCGTGAAGCAATGCCTGCACCACACCATGATTACCTTGCCCGACCTCCTATGCACCATGGCCCTCCCCATATGGCTCCAGTCCATGGTTATGGACCTCCTAGACAACATATGCCTCGTCCTCCATTTGAGCAGAAGGAGAATAAAAAGGATAAGTTTCCCAATTATTTACACCACGTACAGCCTGAAGATGATCCTCTAGCTACTCGTACACTTTTTGCTGGTAATTTGGAAATAAATATAACTGAAGAAGAACTAAGAAGGATCTTTAGTAGGTATGGAGTTGTAGAAGATATTGATATTAAAAGACCTCCACCAGGAACAGGTAACGCCTTTGCTTTTGTAAGATTTAACACTCTTGATATGGCTCATAGAGCAAAAGTTGAATTATCTGGTCAATACATTGGCAAATTTCAGTGCAAAATTGGATACGGAAAAGCTACTCCAACTACAAAAATATGGGTTGGTGGTTTAGGACCTTGGACATCTATTACACAGTTGGAAAGAGAATTTGATAGATTTGGTGCAATTAAGAAAATTGATTATGTTAAAGGTGATAACCAGGCTCTGATTCTTTATGATAGCATTGATGCTGCCACAGCAGCTGTGAAGGAAATGAGAGGTTTTCCTCTAGGTGGACCAGAGAGAAGATTAAGAACAGATTTTGCTGATGTAACACCTGGAGTTACATACAGACCAAAACCTCCATATGCTTCTGCAGAAGATTATAGAGCTAGAGAAGTAGAATATGATTATGATTATGAAAGAGATCCATATAGAATGAGACCTTATCCCGAAAAAAGAGGAACCAGTAGAGATCCTTACAGGTACCCAGAAGGAAGAGAGGACGAGTGGGGTAGAAGTAGAGATCCTGAATTTGAAAGAAGACGTTCTGGATCAAGAGGATTTGATAGATCTAGGTCTAGATCTCCAAGAAGATCCCCAGATTCAGATTCTGATGGTGGTTCTCGTAGAGCAGGTCTACTAGCATCTAGTCGTACTTTACCAGAAGTAGCTAGAAAATGCGCTACTGTATGGCAAGGAGCTTTAATACTGAAAAATTCACTATTTCCTGCAAAATTCCACTTATTTGACGGAGATACTGATATAGTAGATAGCCTAATGAAAGATGAAGATGGTAAACACCAATTACGAATCACCCAAAGACTGAGACTGGATCAACCCAAATTAGAAGATGTTCAAAAGAGAATATCCAGTGCTAGTTCACATGCAATTTTCTTGGGACTAGCAGGTTCCACTGCATCAGTCACTAATGATGATGCTACAGTTCAAACAAGACCTTTGAGAAATTTAGTATCGTATCTAAAACAAAAAGAAGCTGCTGGTGTTATTTCCTTACTCAACAAAGAGACTGAAGCTACTGGGGTCCTTTATTCCTTCCCTCCCTGTCAGTTTTCTACAGAGTTATTAAAACGTACTTGTCCTAATTTATCAGATGAAGCGATAAAGGAAGATCATCTTATAATAGTTGTG GAGATTGGTGATCCACGATAA
- the LOC114328911 gene encoding RNA-binding protein spenito isoform X1, with amino-acid sequence MIASGRDKITVRIHNMKRSSDRDTPPRSKRSRSSMGRYDDSSDERITPDRIRRRGSRGRSPSPRARYVSPHRDDYMRPPERSYPYKVLCVSALHPKASDEVIKDTLYREYKKYGDLSIRVTHDMDERVAYVCFRNPEDARDAKHGKPRIIIYDKIALVEAVYEVPRSADIYRSRPRSISPEYDRHYYARSPERMRPVDRYDRGYGPPPGVPVHREYRREAMPAPHHDYLARPPMHHGPPHMAPVHGYGPPRQHMPRPPFEQKENKKDKFPNYLHHVQPEDDPLATRTLFAGNLEINITEEELRRIFSRYGVVEDIDIKRPPPGTGNAFAFVRFNTLDMAHRAKVELSGQYIGKFQCKIGYGKATPTTKIWVGGLGPWTSITQLEREFDRFGAIKKIDYVKGDNQALILYDSIDAATAAVKEMRGFPLGGPERRLRTDFADVTPGVTYRPKPPYASAEDYRAREVEYDYDYERDPYRMRPYPEKRGTSRDPYRYPEGREDEWGRSRDPEFERRRSGSRGFDRSRSRSPRRSPDSDSDGGSRRAGLLASSRTLPEVARKCATVWQGALILKNSLFPAKFHLFDGDTDIVDSLMKDEDGKHQLRITQRLRLDQPKLEDVQKRISSASSHAIFLGLAGSTASVTNDDATVQTRPLRNLVSYLKQKEAAGVISLLNKETEATGVLYSFPPCQFSTELLKRTCPNLSDEAIKEDHLIIVVVRGGTA; translated from the coding sequence ATGATCGCCTCTGGAAGAGACAAAATAACAGTTAGAATTCATAACATGAAAAGAAGTAGTGATAGGGACACTCCACCACGTAGCAAACGTTCTCGTTCTAGCATGGGAAGGTACGACGACAGCTCTGACGAAAGGATAACTCCGGATAGAATTCGTCGCCGGGGAAGCCGTGGGCGCAGTCCTAGTCCACGGGCAAGATACGTTTCGCCCCATCGCGATGACTATATGCGCCCACCAGAGCGCTCGTATCCTTATAAAGTTTTATGTGTTAGTGCTTTGCACCCCAAAGCCAGCGATGAGGTTATCAAAGACACTTTATATAGGGAATATAAAAAATACGGTGATCTTAGCATTAGAGTTACTCATGATATGGATGAACGTGTAGCGTATGTTTGCTTCCGAAATCCTGAAGATGCTCGGGATGCAAAACATGGAAAACCTCGAATAATAATATATGATAAAATAGCTTTAGTTGAAGCTGTGTATGAAGTTCCCCGATCAGCAGATATTTACAGAAGTCGACCACGTTCAATAAGCCCTGAGTACGATAGACATTACTATGCTAGATCTCCTGAAAGAATGCGACCTGTAGATAGGTATGATAGGGGATATGGGCCACCACCTGGTGTCCCAGTCCATCGCGAATATAGGCGTGAAGCAATGCCTGCACCACACCATGATTACCTTGCCCGACCTCCTATGCACCATGGCCCTCCCCATATGGCTCCAGTCCATGGTTATGGACCTCCTAGACAACATATGCCTCGTCCTCCATTTGAGCAGAAGGAGAATAAAAAGGATAAGTTTCCCAATTATTTACACCACGTACAGCCTGAAGATGATCCTCTAGCTACTCGTACACTTTTTGCTGGTAATTTGGAAATAAATATAACTGAAGAAGAACTAAGAAGGATCTTTAGTAGGTATGGAGTTGTAGAAGATATTGATATTAAAAGACCTCCACCAGGAACAGGTAACGCCTTTGCTTTTGTAAGATTTAACACTCTTGATATGGCTCATAGAGCAAAAGTTGAATTATCTGGTCAATACATTGGCAAATTTCAGTGCAAAATTGGATACGGAAAAGCTACTCCAACTACAAAAATATGGGTTGGTGGTTTAGGACCTTGGACATCTATTACACAGTTGGAAAGAGAATTTGATAGATTTGGTGCAATTAAGAAAATTGATTATGTTAAAGGTGATAACCAGGCTCTGATTCTTTATGATAGCATTGATGCTGCCACAGCAGCTGTGAAGGAAATGAGAGGTTTTCCTCTAGGTGGACCAGAGAGAAGATTAAGAACAGATTTTGCTGATGTAACACCTGGAGTTACATACAGACCAAAACCTCCATATGCTTCTGCAGAAGATTATAGAGCTAGAGAAGTAGAATATGATTATGATTATGAAAGAGATCCATATAGAATGAGACCTTATCCCGAAAAAAGAGGAACCAGTAGAGATCCTTACAGGTACCCAGAAGGAAGAGAGGACGAGTGGGGTAGAAGTAGAGATCCTGAATTTGAAAGAAGACGTTCTGGATCAAGAGGATTTGATAGATCTAGGTCTAGATCTCCAAGAAGATCCCCAGATTCAGATTCTGATGGTGGTTCTCGTAGAGCAGGTCTACTAGCATCTAGTCGTACTTTACCAGAAGTAGCTAGAAAATGCGCTACTGTATGGCAAGGAGCTTTAATACTGAAAAATTCACTATTTCCTGCAAAATTCCACTTATTTGACGGAGATACTGATATAGTAGATAGCCTAATGAAAGATGAAGATGGTAAACACCAATTACGAATCACCCAAAGACTGAGACTGGATCAACCCAAATTAGAAGATGTTCAAAAGAGAATATCCAGTGCTAGTTCACATGCAATTTTCTTGGGACTAGCAGGTTCCACTGCATCAGTCACTAATGATGATGCTACAGTTCAAACAAGACCTTTGAGAAATTTAGTATCGTATCTAAAACAAAAAGAAGCTGCTGGTGTTATTTCCTTACTCAACAAAGAGACTGAAGCTACTGGGGTCCTTTATTCCTTCCCTCCCTGTCAGTTTTCTACAGAGTTATTAAAACGTACTTGTCCTAATTTATCAGATGAAGCGATAAAGGAAGATCATCTTATAATAGTTGTGGTACGTGGTGGCACTGCTTAG